In one window of SAR202 cluster bacterium DNA:
- a CDS encoding TfoX/Sxy family protein, which translates to MPMPRPSDKAKAYFESVLPEDPRVSTRPMFGQVAAFVNGNMFMGLFGDDLFVRLSDADQSALMREKGASPFTPMEGRPMKGYVVVPSSWLGQAGKVKPWVERSLAFTASMPPKEKKAKKGKKQPKK; encoded by the coding sequence ATGCCCATGCCAAGACCCAGCGACAAGGCCAAGGCGTATTTCGAGTCGGTGCTGCCCGAGGACCCGCGAGTTTCCACCCGGCCCATGTTCGGCCAGGTGGCGGCCTTCGTCAATGGCAACATGTTCATGGGCCTCTTCGGCGATGACCTCTTCGTCCGCCTTTCTGATGCCGACCAGTCGGCGCTGATGAGGGAGAAGGGCGCGTCGCCCTTCACGCCCATGGAGGGCCGGCCGATGAAGGGTTACGTGGTAGTACCTTCTAGCTGGCTCGGGCAGGCAGGGAAGGTTAAGCCGTGGGTGGAGCGTTCGTTGGCCTTCACGGCGTCGATGCCGCCGAAGGAGAAGAAGGCGAAGAAAGGGAAGAAGCAGCCTAAAAAATAA